A region from the Methylocella sp. genome encodes:
- a CDS encoding IS3 family transposase (programmed frameshift), whose product MPRKRHKAEEIVAKLRQVEVLSAQGRPVAEAIRSIGVTEVTYYRWRSEYGGLKGDQVKRLKELEAENTRLRRAVSDLTLEKLILKEAAFGKLLSSARRRACVEHVIAEHGVSERFACRVLGQHRSTQRKVPTKPDDEAALIADITALAIQYGRYGYRRITAMLWERGWKVNVKRVERIWRREGLKVPARQPKRGRLWLNDGSCVRLRPQCPNHVWSYDFVEDRTHDGRKYRMLNIIDEFTRECIAIRINRQLKAADVIDVLSDLFILRGVPVHIRSDNGPEFIAKALRDWIAAVGAKTAYIMPGSPWENGYCESFNSKLRDELLNGEIFYTLKEAKVVIERWRRHYNTVRPHSSLGYKPPAPETLQWPASQSGPASPATPAIAPGPTMH is encoded by the exons ATGCCGAGGAAAAGACACAAGGCGGAAGAGATCGTCGCGAAGCTACGGCAAGTCGAAGTGCTTAGCGCGCAAGGGCGACCGGTCGCGGAGGCGATCCGCTCGATAGGGGTGACGGAAGTTACATACTATCGATGGCGGTCGGAATACGGCGGCCTGAAGGGCGATCAGGTGAAGCGGCTGAAGGAGCTGGAGGCGGAGAATACGCGGCTCCGTCGAGCGGTGTCCGATTTGACGCTTGAGAAGCTGATCCTGAAAGAGGCTGCCT TCGGGAAACTTCTGAGCTCCGCGCGTCGTCGCGCCTGCGTGGAGCATGTGATCGCCGAACATGGCGTTTCCGAGCGGTTCGCTTGCCGGGTTCTCGGTCAGCATCGCTCCACGCAGCGCAAGGTTCCGACCAAGCCCGATGACGAAGCGGCATTGATCGCCGACATCACGGCGCTCGCCATCCAGTACGGCCGCTATGGCTACCGCCGCATCACGGCGATGTTGTGGGAGCGAGGCTGGAAGGTCAACGTCAAACGGGTCGAGCGGATCTGGCGACGCGAGGGGCTGAAAGTTCCGGCCAGACAACCCAAGCGCGGGCGTCTCTGGCTCAATGACGGCTCGTGCGTCCGGCTGCGCCCGCAATGCCCCAACCACGTCTGGTCCTATGACTTCGTCGAGGACCGCACTCATGATGGCAGGAAATATCGCATGCTGAATATCATCGACGAATTTACCCGCGAATGCATCGCGATCAGGATTAACCGGCAGCTGAAGGCAGCGGACGTCATCGACGTTCTCTCGGACCTCTTCATCTTGCGAGGGGTTCCGGTCCACATTCGTTCCGACAACGGCCCGGAGTTCATCGCCAAGGCGTTGCGTGACTGGATTGCCGCCGTCGGCGCGAAGACCGCCTACATCATGCCGGGCAGTCCCTGGGAGAACGGCTATTGCGAGAGCTTCAACTCGAAGCTGCGCGACGAGCTTTTGAATGGTGAAATCTTCTACACTCTCAAGGAGGCGAAGGTCGTCATTGAGCGATGGCGACGCCACTACAACACCGTGCGCCCGCACTCATCGCTGGGCTACAAGCCGCCAGCCCCGGAGACCCTGCAATGGCCGGCTTCGCAATCCGGACCAGCTTCGCCCGCCACGCCAGCAATAGCGCCAGGGCCGACAATGCACTAA
- a CDS encoding recombinase family protein, producing the protein MSQTILYARVSTSDQTVCLQRQQAEQAGFKIDRTIEDEGVSGVNTLFADRPGGRRVLDVLRPGDVLIVRWIDRLGRNYADVTKTIRELLARGVIVKTVINSMTFDGVITDPMQKAVRDALIGFMAAMGEAQAEATREAQRAGIAHAKANDPSKYRGRPATTDADRAKQMKAEGMGASAIAKALGISRQHVYRLM; encoded by the coding sequence ATGAGCCAGACCATCCTTTACGCCCGTGTGAGCACAAGCGATCAGACCGTTTGCTTGCAACGCCAGCAAGCCGAGCAAGCTGGCTTCAAGATCGACCGAACGATCGAAGACGAGGGCGTCTCGGGCGTGAACACGCTCTTTGCAGACCGTCCGGGAGGGCGCCGCGTCCTCGATGTATTGCGCCCCGGAGACGTGCTGATTGTGCGTTGGATTGACCGGCTCGGGAGGAACTATGCGGACGTGACTAAAACGATCCGCGAGCTCTTGGCGCGGGGTGTTATCGTCAAAACCGTGATCAACAGCATGACTTTCGACGGGGTGATTACGGACCCAATGCAGAAAGCCGTGCGCGATGCGCTGATCGGTTTCATGGCCGCGATGGGCGAAGCCCAGGCAGAAGCGACGAGGGAAGCCCAGCGCGCGGGAATTGCGCACGCAAAGGCCAATGATCCTTCGAAGTATCGGGGACGGCCAGCGACGACCGACGCCGATCGGGCGAAGCAGATGAAGGCCGAGGGCATGGGGGCCAGCGCTATCGCAAAAGCTCTCGGGATTTCGAGGCAACACGTCTACCGGCTGATGTGA
- a CDS encoding aldehyde-activating protein, whose amino-acid sequence MLKLSCLCGQVRIEIPKRPDFINECNCTLCRKSGARWAYFHPSEVSVVGTTKGYSREDKEDPAAEIHFCADCGSTTHFTLTASAISKFGNSQMGVNVRLADEKALAGTELRYPDGRAWSGKGAFGYVQEARILG is encoded by the coding sequence ATGTTGAAGCTCTCCTGCCTTTGCGGCCAGGTCCGCATCGAAATCCCAAAGCGACCGGACTTCATCAACGAGTGCAACTGCACTCTTTGTAGAAAGTCGGGCGCCCGCTGGGCCTATTTCCATCCCTCGGAAGTCAGCGTCGTGGGAACGACGAAGGGATATAGCCGGGAAGACAAGGAAGACCCGGCTGCAGAAATCCATTTCTGTGCAGATTGTGGTTCAACGACACATTTCACTTTAACCGCAAGCGCCATATCGAAGTTCGGGAACAGCCAGATGGGCGTCAATGTGCGCCTTGCGGATGAGAAGGCCCTCGCCGGAACAGAATTGCGCTATCCTGACGGACGGGCTTGGTCGGGCAAGGGCGCCTTCGGCTATGTGCAGGAGGCTCGGATCCTTGGCTGA
- a CDS encoding primase-helicase family protein, which produces MGAAPASVEPVPSRRDPSSHVRLTEPQATALSAFFIAKRKLMDGDDNGAKNMVIAETIGLSKSCVQAALKGWPVTLEARNALVALSSGTLDGNKPEPGPERAAALDGVQAVSDDPETASPSSRAPVAKHPMPASAAHRYAMPDKVTVTIGTHVGVTTSWHVAKEVTLFELYELLSEHQRGEKKGSCIALGAFGMTEVEDKKTRSKTLEHRLFAEAMETLSCLSYDLDEGELTFEEIVESLEKNGLGGVVCTTYNHMLEKKGKTCARFRVVIPLAKPWSRADHRGLATATVAWKRAYRATAAMLGFNYDKACENLNRFFYLPRRPEAGPQPLSRVIEGEPCDPWASDPLPVYADIDASDAAHADPTDARDADTADMDLLDEIMAMLPNDGQFPDYEDFRNIVFAVKGAYAEDPARGLDAVEKWADRWPGAQKPGFVEHVWDSVQKPILGASYVLKMVKKHCGEAGASMNARHHFGPTDKDVFIEKLSEQIGSGIERASIREVFKDFDVTAKISEAAKVDCSKSEAVLDETERAVAELNERHAVVRNGGKTMLLTEDRDADGRVVASDFGDELSFHRWYANRKLLIGGRHISVSKHWMEHPSRRGYVKVDFNPRGAPDTVYNLWHGFAVEPDPHASCELLLWHLENIVCRGDSELFKWLIGWFAHLIQRPWEKPGTAVVLQGGKGDGKSIVGETIGALFPAYHVKLARPDHLTGRFNAHLKQALLVQAEEAFWAGDKRADGVIKDLITAPTIRIEQKGIDTYEVPSCTRVLMTSNSNWIVPATPGERRYAVFELSGAKRQDTAYFSALAAERDRKGGLGALMHHLMQVDLRAVDVREAPKTEAGRDQIMEGLESHEAFWRQCLDAGRIDHFNDWQPEIAKPDLIDAYRQYARKEHVQYPAKDNAFWKAIKRMAPGLLEVRESQGVRRRMLRLGSLDDRRTEFDKFIGQKVDWHDNPS; this is translated from the coding sequence ATGGGCGCCGCGCCGGCCTCTGTCGAGCCGGTCCCATCGCGCAGGGACCCATCCTCGCATGTCCGCCTAACAGAGCCTCAGGCGACAGCGCTGAGTGCATTCTTCATCGCTAAGCGCAAGCTCATGGATGGCGACGACAACGGCGCAAAAAACATGGTTATCGCCGAAACCATCGGTCTTTCCAAATCCTGCGTTCAAGCCGCGCTCAAGGGCTGGCCAGTCACGTTAGAAGCCCGCAACGCGCTGGTCGCATTGTCCTCAGGCACTCTGGATGGGAATAAGCCCGAGCCCGGGCCCGAACGGGCCGCGGCTTTAGATGGCGTACAGGCGGTAAGCGACGATCCAGAGACTGCCTCGCCGAGCAGCCGGGCACCGGTGGCGAAACACCCAATGCCGGCGTCAGCAGCGCACAGATACGCGATGCCTGACAAGGTCACAGTCACGATCGGCACACACGTGGGTGTGACAACGTCTTGGCACGTCGCCAAAGAGGTTACCCTGTTCGAGCTTTATGAGCTCCTGTCGGAACACCAGCGCGGCGAAAAGAAAGGAAGCTGCATTGCTCTTGGCGCGTTTGGCATGACCGAAGTCGAAGACAAAAAAACACGCTCCAAAACGCTCGAACATCGGTTGTTTGCCGAGGCTATGGAGACCCTCAGCTGCCTGAGCTACGATCTCGATGAAGGCGAATTGACGTTCGAAGAAATCGTCGAGAGCCTAGAGAAGAACGGTTTGGGCGGCGTCGTCTGCACGACCTACAACCACATGCTAGAGAAGAAAGGCAAGACCTGCGCTAGGTTCCGTGTTGTGATCCCGCTAGCGAAGCCCTGGTCGAGAGCCGACCATCGAGGGCTAGCTACAGCAACAGTCGCGTGGAAGCGCGCGTATCGCGCCACAGCTGCAATGCTCGGCTTCAATTATGATAAAGCCTGCGAAAACCTCAACCGTTTCTTCTATCTGCCGCGCCGCCCTGAAGCCGGCCCGCAGCCTCTCTCGCGCGTGATAGAGGGCGAGCCCTGTGATCCATGGGCCTCAGACCCGCTGCCTGTCTACGCCGACATTGACGCCAGTGACGCCGCGCACGCCGACCCCACCGATGCCAGAGATGCTGACACGGCCGATATGGACCTGCTCGACGAAATCATGGCGATGCTCCCAAACGACGGGCAGTTTCCAGACTACGAAGACTTTCGCAATATCGTCTTCGCGGTAAAGGGTGCCTACGCCGAAGACCCGGCTCGCGGCTTAGATGCCGTCGAGAAATGGGCCGATCGCTGGCCAGGAGCTCAAAAGCCTGGTTTCGTTGAACATGTGTGGGATAGCGTGCAAAAACCTATCCTCGGCGCCAGCTACGTTTTAAAAATGGTGAAAAAGCACTGCGGCGAGGCAGGCGCGAGTATGAACGCGCGCCATCACTTCGGACCGACTGATAAAGACGTTTTTATCGAAAAGCTTTCGGAGCAGATCGGCAGCGGCATCGAAAGGGCCAGCATCCGCGAGGTGTTCAAAGATTTCGACGTTACAGCGAAAATTTCAGAGGCCGCAAAGGTTGATTGTTCGAAGTCCGAGGCTGTGCTCGACGAGACCGAGAGAGCCGTTGCAGAACTCAATGAAAGGCACGCCGTCGTCCGTAATGGGGGAAAAACCATGCTCCTTACCGAGGACCGCGACGCCGACGGGCGTGTCGTCGCCTCGGATTTCGGGGACGAACTGAGCTTTCATCGTTGGTACGCCAATAGAAAGCTGCTCATCGGCGGCCGTCATATCTCCGTTTCGAAACATTGGATGGAACACCCTTCGCGTCGCGGATATGTAAAAGTCGATTTCAATCCGAGGGGAGCGCCAGACACGGTGTACAATCTTTGGCATGGGTTTGCCGTCGAACCCGACCCGCATGCGAGTTGCGAGCTCCTACTCTGGCATTTGGAGAACATTGTTTGTCGGGGCGACAGCGAGCTGTTCAAATGGCTAATTGGGTGGTTTGCCCATTTGATCCAAAGGCCGTGGGAGAAGCCTGGCACCGCAGTCGTCCTTCAGGGCGGAAAGGGCGATGGCAAGTCGATCGTGGGTGAGACCATCGGCGCACTGTTCCCCGCTTACCACGTGAAGCTCGCAAGGCCGGATCATCTGACTGGACGATTTAACGCGCACTTGAAACAAGCGCTACTTGTCCAGGCGGAGGAAGCCTTTTGGGCCGGGGACAAGAGAGCCGACGGCGTGATCAAAGACCTGATTACAGCGCCCACTATTAGGATTGAGCAAAAAGGCATCGACACCTATGAGGTCCCGAGTTGCACGCGGGTGCTCATGACCTCGAATAGCAATTGGATTGTGCCCGCGACGCCCGGAGAACGCCGCTACGCCGTTTTCGAACTAAGCGGTGCGAAGAGGCAAGATACCGCATATTTCTCGGCGCTCGCTGCCGAACGAGATAGGAAAGGCGGTTTGGGCGCGCTCATGCACCACTTGATGCAAGTCGATCTTAGGGCCGTCGACGTGCGCGAAGCGCCTAAGACCGAAGCAGGGCGCGACCAGATAATGGAGGGCCTCGAAAGCCACGAAGCCTTTTGGCGCCAGTGTCTGGATGCCGGTCGGATCGACCACTTCAATGATTGGCAGCCGGAAATTGCAAAACCAGACTTGATCGACGCCTACCGTCAATACGCCCGAAAAGAACACGTCCAATATCCGGCGAAAGATAACGCCTTTTGGAAAGCTATAAAGAGAATGGCGCCCGGCTTGCTCGAGGTACGGGAGAGCCAGGGCGTCCGGCGACGGATGCTTCGATTGGGTTCGTTGGACGACCGTCGGACCGAGTTCGATAAATTTATCGGCCAGAAAGTGGATTGGCACGACAATCCGTCTTGA
- the recJ gene encoding single-stranded-DNA-specific exonuclease RecJ codes for MSESLASQNRIFLGVERSVLGRPWRDRLDEGGQARALAIAQLHGHGDLLSRVLAGRGISPETSEGHLNPTLRRLLPDPNAMKDMDAAAARIADAVQRGDTIAIFGDYDVDGAASAALLADYFAACGAPCLIHIPDRIFEGYGPNVEAIRNLAAAGAKLLITVDCGTMSHAPLAEARRLGLDPIVLDHHQAPEILPEAIVVNPNRQDDLSGLGQLCAAGVVFMTLVALNRVLRQRDFFSSLRPPPDFLAGLDLVALATIADVAPLTGLNRAFVTKGLAVMRGRGRPGLTALFDIAKADGPPKPYHLGFLIGPRINAGGRIGDAALGARLLSLKDPLEARRIAEELDRLNRDRQTLESGTLEEAEAQALASLGFDEVGAVVTVAAEGWHPGVVGLVASRLKDKFHRPAFAIAFSDVGGIGTGSGRSIPGVDIGRVVRAAVEAGILIKGGGHAMAAGITILPKRVDDFRAFLEARLAEAVAGSRAGQSLLIDAALTAAGANPALMAALERAGPYGAGNAEPVFVLPAHRLVDVSEVGNGHVRLRGHAGDGAKIDGIAFRAAAQPLGKALQASRGAMVHLAGTLALDNWGGKERVQLRLLDLARPVGQRPI; via the coding sequence ATGAGCGAATCGCTGGCCTCCCAAAACCGCATTTTTCTTGGCGTCGAGCGCTCTGTCCTCGGACGCCCGTGGCGGGATCGGCTTGATGAGGGCGGTCAGGCGCGCGCGCTGGCGATTGCGCAATTGCATGGCCATGGCGATCTTCTGTCGCGCGTTCTCGCCGGGCGAGGGATAAGCCCCGAGACGTCGGAAGGCCACCTCAATCCGACCCTGCGGCGGCTCCTCCCCGACCCCAATGCAATGAAGGATATGGACGCCGCAGCGGCAAGGATTGCGGACGCAGTCCAACGCGGCGATACGATCGCGATTTTCGGTGATTATGACGTCGATGGCGCGGCCTCCGCCGCGCTGCTCGCCGATTATTTCGCTGCTTGCGGCGCTCCATGCCTCATTCATATTCCGGATCGGATTTTTGAAGGCTATGGGCCTAATGTCGAAGCGATCCGAAACCTCGCCGCGGCGGGCGCCAAACTTCTGATTACGGTCGATTGCGGCACGATGAGTCACGCGCCGCTCGCCGAAGCGCGACGGCTTGGCCTCGACCCAATCGTGCTCGACCATCATCAGGCGCCGGAAATTCTCCCCGAAGCCATTGTCGTCAATCCGAACCGCCAGGATGATCTTTCGGGTCTTGGCCAACTTTGCGCCGCCGGCGTTGTATTCATGACCCTCGTCGCGCTCAATCGCGTTCTGAGGCAACGCGACTTTTTCTCGAGCTTGCGGCCGCCGCCCGATTTTCTTGCAGGGCTCGATCTGGTGGCGCTGGCGACGATCGCCGATGTCGCCCCCCTGACCGGGTTGAATCGCGCTTTCGTCACCAAAGGGCTTGCGGTTATGCGCGGGCGCGGGCGGCCGGGACTGACGGCGCTGTTTGACATCGCCAAGGCGGATGGGCCCCCAAAACCCTATCATCTCGGTTTTTTGATTGGTCCCCGCATCAATGCGGGCGGTCGCATTGGCGACGCTGCGCTCGGCGCCCGGCTGCTCAGCCTCAAAGACCCTCTCGAGGCGCGCCGTATAGCCGAAGAACTCGACCGTCTCAATCGCGATCGTCAAACGTTGGAGAGCGGGACGCTCGAGGAGGCGGAGGCGCAAGCCTTGGCGAGCCTTGGCTTCGATGAGGTTGGCGCCGTCGTCACGGTGGCGGCGGAGGGCTGGCACCCCGGCGTAGTCGGGCTTGTCGCCTCGCGGCTAAAGGATAAATTTCACCGCCCCGCCTTTGCGATTGCTTTTTCCGATGTGGGAGGGATCGGGACGGGATCGGGGCGTTCGATCCCTGGCGTAGACATTGGACGCGTCGTGCGAGCGGCGGTGGAAGCGGGCATTCTCATCAAAGGCGGGGGCCATGCGATGGCGGCCGGCATTACGATTCTACCCAAGAGAGTCGATGATTTCCGCGCCTTTCTTGAAGCAAGGCTTGCCGAGGCGGTCGCCGGAAGCCGCGCGGGGCAATCCTTGTTGATCGACGCAGCGCTCACCGCAGCGGGCGCGAATCCAGCCTTAATGGCGGCGTTGGAGCGGGCGGGTCCCTATGGCGCGGGTAACGCCGAACCCGTTTTCGTTCTGCCGGCGCACCGCCTGGTCGATGTTTCGGAAGTTGGCAATGGCCATGTGCGGCTGCGCGGGCACGCGGGTGATGGCGCAAAAATCGATGGAATAGCTTTTCGGGCAGCGGCCCAGCCTTTGGGGAAAGCGCTCCAAGCCAGCCGGGGAGCTATGGTTCATCTTGCCGGAACCTTGGCTTTGGACAATTGGGGCGGCAAAGAACGCGTGCAATTGCGTCTGCTCGACCTCGCCCGCCCCGTGGGCCAGCGTCCGATATGA
- a CDS encoding arsenate reductase ArsC encodes MKAGVKDRPQSVLFACTHNSVRSPIAEALGKHFFGTDVYFASAGVKRGESDAFAIASMDELGIDMTRHRAHTFEDLEDASFDLIITLSPEAHHKALEFTRTLAVDVVYWPTLDPTAVEGSRERVLEAYRNVRDGLLQRIEKLLDYRPMGNL; translated from the coding sequence ATGAAGGCCGGGGTTAAGGACCGCCCGCAATCCGTACTCTTTGCCTGTACGCACAATTCGGTGCGCTCCCCGATAGCGGAGGCTCTGGGAAAGCATTTTTTCGGAACTGACGTTTATTTCGCGTCGGCTGGAGTTAAACGCGGCGAGAGCGACGCTTTCGCCATCGCGTCGATGGACGAGCTAGGCATCGACATGACCAGGCATCGCGCGCACACCTTCGAGGATTTAGAAGACGCTTCTTTCGATCTCATCATCACCTTGTCCCCGGAAGCCCATCATAAGGCGCTGGAATTTACCCGCACGCTAGCGGTCGATGTCGTGTATTGGCCAACCCTCGATCCGACGGCGGTGGAGGGTTCGCGCGAGCGCGTTCTTGAAGCCTATCGAAATGTCCGTGATGGATTGTTGCAGCGGATAGAGAAACTGCTGGACTACCGGCCGATGGGGAATTTGTGA
- a CDS encoding UPF0262 family protein, producing MSEPDPDPRNRLVSVTLDEASIGRSTADKEHERQIAIYDLLEENCFGLPGHDSGPYALKIALQDAKLVLEIADENNTPLIAHILSLTPLRGLLKDYFFICESYYAAIRTAMPGQIEAIDMGRRALHNEGAQILVERLQGKIDCDIDTARRIFTLVAALHWKG from the coding sequence ATGAGCGAACCAGATCCAGACCCTCGCAACCGTCTTGTGTCGGTGACCCTGGACGAGGCGTCGATCGGCCGCAGCACGGCTGACAAAGAGCATGAACGCCAGATCGCGATCTATGATCTGCTCGAGGAAAACTGCTTTGGTTTGCCGGGGCATGACTCCGGTCCTTATGCATTAAAGATTGCCCTGCAGGATGCCAAGCTCGTCTTGGAAATCGCGGATGAAAACAACACGCCGCTGATCGCGCATATTCTGTCGTTGACGCCGTTGCGAGGCCTCCTCAAAGACTATTTCTTTATTTGCGAGAGCTATTACGCCGCGATCAGAACGGCCATGCCCGGCCAGATCGAGGCCATCGACATGGGGCGCCGGGCCCTCCACAACGAAGGAGCGCAAATTCTCGTCGAGCGGCTGCAAGGCAAGATCGATTGCGACATCGATACGGCGCGGCGCATTTTTACGCTTGTCGCCGCATTGCATTGGAAGGGCTAG
- the hisD gene encoding histidinol dehydrogenase produces the protein MPLRLDARSPDFATSFRALLSMKREAAADVDQAAQAIIAEVRATGDAALIGYSRKFDRVDLEKLGLRVEPAEIDAALGLCQPEALAALKLAHQRIVTFHERQRPRDERFVDALGVELGWRWSSVESVGLYVPGGTASYPSSVLMNATPAKVAGVDRVVMVVPVPDGKINPLVFAAAKIAGVDEIYRVGGAQAIAALAYGTQTIAPVVKIVGPGNAYVAAAKRRVFGAVGIDMIAGPSEVLIIADKDANPDWLAADLLAQAEHDVAAQSILITDDEGVADAVEAAVERQLSRLPRKEIAEASWRDFGAIILVPELLDSIELANRLAPEHLEIVTANADALSQGIRNAGAIFIGAYTPEAIGDYVGGSNHVLPTARSARFSSGLNVLDFMKKTSILKCTVESLATLGPAAVTLGQAEGLDAHARSVAFRLDNRSS, from the coding sequence ATGCCGTTGAGGCTGGATGCGCGGAGCCCGGATTTCGCCACTTCATTCAGAGCGCTCCTGTCCATGAAAAGAGAGGCGGCGGCAGACGTCGATCAGGCGGCGCAAGCAATCATCGCGGAGGTCCGCGCGACAGGCGACGCCGCCCTTATCGGTTATTCGAGAAAATTTGATAGAGTTGATCTGGAAAAGCTCGGTTTGCGCGTTGAGCCGGCGGAAATTGACGCAGCGCTCGGCCTCTGCCAGCCGGAGGCCCTTGCAGCGCTCAAATTGGCGCATCAACGAATCGTGACGTTTCACGAAAGACAACGCCCGCGCGATGAGCGCTTTGTCGATGCGCTTGGGGTTGAACTTGGCTGGCGGTGGAGTTCCGTCGAATCGGTCGGCCTCTACGTTCCCGGCGGTACGGCGAGCTATCCGTCCTCGGTGCTCATGAACGCGACGCCAGCCAAAGTCGCGGGGGTCGATCGCGTTGTCATGGTGGTGCCGGTGCCCGACGGCAAAATCAATCCGCTGGTTTTTGCTGCGGCGAAAATAGCGGGCGTCGATGAAATCTATCGCGTCGGCGGCGCTCAGGCGATCGCGGCGCTGGCTTATGGAACGCAAACAATCGCTCCGGTCGTCAAAATCGTCGGCCCGGGCAACGCCTATGTCGCTGCCGCCAAGCGGCGGGTTTTTGGGGCCGTTGGAATCGATATGATCGCGGGACCTTCTGAAGTTCTGATTATAGCAGACAAAGACGCAAACCCCGACTGGCTCGCCGCTGATCTTCTTGCGCAGGCGGAACACGATGTCGCGGCGCAGTCGATTCTCATTACCGACGACGAAGGGGTCGCCGACGCCGTCGAGGCGGCCGTCGAGCGGCAATTATCGAGACTTCCGCGCAAGGAGATCGCTGAAGCGAGCTGGCGAGACTTCGGGGCGATCATTCTTGTGCCGGAGCTTCTAGACAGCATAGAGCTGGCTAACCGACTGGCACCTGAGCACCTCGAGATCGTTACGGCAAATGCCGACGCTTTGAGTCAGGGCATTCGAAATGCGGGCGCTATTTTTATTGGCGCTTACACGCCTGAGGCCATCGGCGATTATGTCGGCGGATCAAATCACGTCTTGCCGACGGCGCGATCCGCGCGATTTTCATCCGGTCTCAATGTGCTCGACTTCATGAAAAAAACATCGATTCTAAAGTGCACCGTCGAAAGTCTGGCGACGCTCGGACCTGCCGCGGTGACGCTGGGGCAGGCTGAAGGATTGGACGCGCATGCGCGCTCCGTGGCGTTTCGGCTCGATAATCGTTCGTCATGA
- a CDS encoding glutathione peroxidase, giving the protein MATVYDFTAKTLEGRDRTLADFAGQVLLIVNTASKCGFTPQYEGLEALFLEYGARGFAVLGFPCNQFGAQEPGDANAIAQFCSRTYDVTFPMFDKIDVNGPETHPLFRFLKSNAKGVLGSEAIKWNFTKFLVNRKGEVAARFAPITPPGSLAREIGKLL; this is encoded by the coding sequence ATGGCCACAGTCTATGACTTTACTGCGAAGACCTTGGAAGGAAGGGATAGGACGCTTGCGGATTTTGCAGGACAAGTGTTGCTCATTGTCAATACGGCCAGCAAATGCGGATTTACCCCGCAATATGAAGGGCTTGAGGCCCTATTTCTCGAATATGGCGCGCGCGGCTTCGCCGTCCTAGGATTTCCGTGCAATCAATTTGGCGCTCAAGAGCCGGGCGATGCGAACGCAATCGCACAATTTTGCTCGCGAACTTACGATGTGACGTTTCCCATGTTCGATAAGATCGACGTTAACGGCCCTGAGACACACCCGCTCTTCCGGTTTCTCAAAAGCAATGCGAAAGGAGTGCTCGGCAGCGAAGCGATCAAATGGAATTTCACAAAGTTCCTCGTTAATCGGAAAGGCGAAGTCGCCGCCCGTTTTGCGCCGATTACCCCGCCGGGCAGCCTCGCGCGCGAGATCGGCAAATTGCTATAA
- a CDS encoding glycosyl hydrolase 108 family protein codes for MAKGNFPTCLAFTLKQEGGFSDDPADPGGHTMRGIIQKTYDAWRARHALPPSDVAQITSAEAEAIYRSAYWDAIKADDLAPGVDLCSFDYAVNSGPQKALAELAKATLGNPPTEQIINTISSDRLSFLHALGAWSRFGAGWGKRVAACEALALVLANASLVPAAAKAKEKQDECHAKIAGTAAVGALAVYQSSVSLWGVGVLAAFAIAVVALYAFVAWRQGQRRDALDAGLADMAAKKRALDASRLAETTLKAAVEANIAKQRQQIKTAEQAEAALTDSAPVSASPVKSSSAAPEDH; via the coding sequence ATGGCAAAAGGCAACTTCCCAACGTGTCTCGCCTTCACGCTGAAGCAGGAAGGCGGGTTCAGCGACGATCCCGCTGATCCCGGCGGCCACACGATGCGCGGCATCATTCAAAAGACCTACGACGCATGGCGTGCGAGGCACGCTTTGCCGCCCAGCGATGTGGCGCAAATCACGAGCGCTGAGGCGGAAGCGATATACCGGAGCGCTTATTGGGACGCCATCAAAGCAGATGATCTCGCGCCTGGGGTCGATTTGTGCTCGTTTGACTATGCCGTCAACAGCGGCCCTCAAAAAGCGCTTGCAGAGCTGGCTAAAGCGACGCTCGGCAATCCGCCAACGGAACAGATCATCAATACGATCTCTTCCGATCGCCTCTCATTTCTGCATGCGCTCGGCGCATGGTCGCGCTTTGGTGCGGGCTGGGGCAAACGCGTAGCCGCATGCGAGGCGCTTGCGTTGGTTTTGGCCAACGCCTCTCTTGTTCCGGCTGCCGCCAAAGCAAAAGAGAAGCAGGACGAATGCCATGCCAAGATCGCGGGAACAGCCGCTGTCGGCGCGCTCGCGGTTTATCAATCTTCGGTTAGCCTATGGGGTGTTGGCGTCCTCGCTGCATTTGCGATCGCAGTCGTGGCCCTCTACGCTTTCGTGGCCTGGCGTCAAGGTCAGCGCCGCGATGCGCTCGATGCGGGGCTCGCGGATATGGCGGCCAAGAAACGCGCCCTTGATGCATCAAGGCTCGCCGAAACCACCCTAAAGGCCGCCGTCGAAGCGAACATCGCCAAACAACGGCAGCAGATCAAGACAGCCGAGCAGGCAGAGGCGGCGCTGACTGATTCAGCGCCGGTATCCGCGTCCCCGGTGAAATCCTCTTCCGCCGCGCCTGAAGACCACTGA